The following coding sequences lie in one Xiphias gladius isolate SHS-SW01 ecotype Sanya breed wild chromosome 24, ASM1685928v1, whole genome shotgun sequence genomic window:
- the slc30a8 gene encoding zinc transporter 2 — translation MSTNEDPERVPLVTDVRSIYTPVGRVPNQEALQTDANGAIKHCHDNSRAQKDRERERKVARKRLYVVSVICLVFMIGEILGGYYAGSLAVMTDAAHLLVDFTSFIISLLSLWLSSRPATQKLSYGWHRAEILGALLSVFTIWLVTGVLVYLAVERLISNDYVIEGNIMLITSGCAVLANIVMALTLHQSGHGHSHGGLSSHGHGHSHSHKKGKGYSQNSNHAHSNDDHVDVEHKGANCGPRAQQANASVRAAFVHVVGDLLQSLSVLVSAIIIFFKPQYKMADPICTFLFSIFVLCTTFAIMRDILIVLMEGTPAGVRYIEVRDRLLTVKGVTAVHNLHIWALTMNQTVLSAHVAIDESVDAQTVLREMTQACFSYNFHSVTIQMERQADLKPGCTLCEDPKM, via the exons ATGTCCACAAATGAGGATCCGGAGAGAGTTCCCCTGGTGACAGATGTGAGGAGCATTTACACCCCAGTGGGAAG GGTCCCCAACCAGGAGGCATTGCAGACAGACGCTAACGGTGCCATCAAACATTGCCATGACAATAGCCGTGCTCAGAAGGATCGCGAGCGAGAGAGGAAAGTCGCCAGGAAGAGGCTGTATGTGGTCTCTGTCATCTGCCTGGTTTTCATGATTGGTGAAATCCTTG gTGGGTATTATGCGGGCAGCCTGGCGGTGATGACAGACGCTGCCCACCTGCTGGTGGACTTCACCAGCTTCATCATCAGCCTGTTATCCCTCTGGCTCTCCTCCAGGCCTGCCACGCAGAAGCTCAGCTATGGCTGGCACCGTGCAG AGATCCTGGGTGCGCTGCTGTCGGTCTTCACCATCTGGCTGGTAACAGGAGTGTTGGTCTACCTGGCTGTGGAGCGCCTCATCAGCAATGACTACGTCATCGAGGGCAATATCATGCTCATTACCTCTGGTTGTGCCGTGCTGGCCAATATTGT CATGGCCCTCACCCTTCACCAGTCCGGCCACGGCCACAGTCACGGCGGGCTCAGCTCCCACGGTCAcggtcacagtcacagtcacaagaaaggaaaaggatACAGTCAGAACTCAAACCACGCTCACTCAAATGATGACCATGTAGATGTGGAGCACAAAGGGGCAAACTGCG GACCGAGGGCTCAGCAGGCCAATGCCAGTGTGCGAGCGGCCTTTGTCCACGTGGTGGGAGATCTTCTCCAGAGCCTCAGCGTGCTTGTCAGCGCCATCATTATCTTCTTCAAG ccaCAATATAAGATGGCTGACCCCATCTGCACCTTCCTGTTCTCCATATTTGTCTTATGTACCACCTTCGCCATCATGAGAGACATCCTCATTGTCCTGATGGAAG GCACTCCGGCAGGGGTGAGGTACATTGAGGTGCGGGATCGTCTGCTAACAGTGAAGGGGGTCACAGCGGTCCACAACCTTCACATCTGGGCCCTCACCATGAACCAGACTGTACTGTCTGCACACGTAGCCATAG ATGAGTCAGTGGATGCTCAGACTGTCCTAAGGGAAATGACACAGGCTTGTTTCTCCTATAACTTCCACTCCGTTACGATTCAAATGGAGAGACAGGCCGACCTGAAGCCCGGATGCACCCTGTGTGAGGACCCCAAGATGTAG